The proteins below are encoded in one region of Silene latifolia isolate original U9 population chromosome 2, ASM4854445v1, whole genome shotgun sequence:
- the LOC141643460 gene encoding BTB/POZ domain-containing protein DOT3 yields MQQYHNQTQAQSRMYVCDDTSKTPGKLMIPTKGYTMAQNFEKKDRSWSVTSDIPTDLSIQVEDITFNVHKYAVLSKSGYIGRVDLHPANSDYRNDAKLDNFPGGAATFEVVLKFCYGLPLELSPNNVAPLRCASELLEMTEEFEEGNLISKTEAFLTFIVLASWRDSIMVLKTCENLSPWAENLQIVRRCCDSISGKAFQDKRSVGELNDDITWWFDDVANLRIDHFVRIIAALKSKGTKPEIIGLCIKHYAEKWLPGMEEEVLGQREHWFGSGELQLSIVSGRIQEAPISQSKEQKIIIESLVSILPPQKEAVSCKFLLWMLKMAMMYSITPALISELEKRAGLVLLDATVQDLLIFSYDSRDQGKPISSPEKKTMYNTDTVQRIVEYFLMHEQENQNFENLEVSKLLDNYLAEIATDPNLTISTFQALAEALPENARICHDGLYRAIDIYMKTHPSLQEHDRKRLCKVMSCQKLSFDACMHIAQNDRLPLKTVIQVLFSEQAKMRVAMQSKEQVENVAECEGEESWLSAKKEINTLKTELEKVKEQMLELQRDYSELQREYEKLINKQHSTSSWMLGLRKIINAASFNGKVEADSGEQKKISQRRQSNLGRRQSIS; encoded by the exons ATGCAGCAGTACCACAATCAAACTCAGGCTCAGTCCCGAATGTACGTCTGTGACGACACCAGCAAAACTCCTGGCAAGCTTATGATTCCTACCAAAGGCTACACAATGGCTCAAAACTTTGAAAAGAAGGATCGTTCATG GTCTGTGACTTCAGACATTCCGACAGATCTATCAATTCAAGTTGAGGACATCACCTTTAATGTACACAAG TACGCAGTCCTTTCAAAGAGTGGATACATAGGCAGGGTAGATCTCCATCCTGCTAACTCAGACTACAGAAATGATGCTAAACTTGACAATTTCCCAGGAGGAGCCGCTACTTTTGAAGTTGTTCTAAAATTTTGTTATGGTCTCCCACTAGAACTGAGTCCAAACAATGTGGCTCCACTGAGGTGTGCATCGGAACTGCTAGAAATGACAGAGGAGTTTGAAGAAGGAAACTTAATATCCAAAACCGAAGCCTTCCTAACATTCATAGTACTAGCTTCGTGGAGAGACTCCATTATGGTTCTCAAAACTTGCGAAAATTTATCTCCTTGGGCAGAAAATCTTCAAATCGTAAGGAGATGCTGTGACTCAATTTCTGGGAAGGCTTTTCAAGACAAGAGGTCGGTTGGAGAGCTGAATGATGATATAACTTGGTGGTTTGATGATGTTGCGAACTTGCGTATAGACCATTTTGTCAGAATAATAGCAGCATTAAAGTCAAAAGGCACTAAACCAGAGATCATAGGTTTGTGTATTAAGCATTATGCAGAGAAATGGTTGCCGGGCATGGAAGAAGAGGTACTAGGACAAAGAGAGCATTGGTTTGGCAGTGGCGAGCTGCAATTAAGTATAGTAAGTGGAAGAATCCAAGAAGCCCCAATCAGCCAAAGTAAAGAGCAAAAGATAATCATAGAAAGCCTTGTCAGCATACTTCCTCCACAGAAAGAAGCTGTTTCCTGCAAGTTTTTATTATGGATGCTAAAGATGGCCATGATGTACTCAATAACACCAGCCTTAATCTCAGAGCTTGAGAAGAGAGCAGGGCTAGTCTTGCTTGATGCCACTGTGCAAGACTTACTAATCTTTAGCTACGACAGCCGAGACCAAGGAAAGCCAATAAG TTCACCAGAAAAGAAGACAATGTACAACACCGACACTGTTCAGAGAATAGTGGAATACTTTCTGATGCATGAACAGGAAAACCAGAACTTTGAAAATTTGGAAGTTAGTAAGCTCCTCGACAACTACTTAGCTGAAATAGCAACTGACCCAAATCTTACTATTTCCACATTCCAAGCTTTAGCTGAGGCGTTGCCAGAAAATGCCAGAATATGCCATGATGGCCTATACAGAGCAATTGACATCTATATGAAG ACTCATCCTTCGCTGCAAGAGCATGATCGTAAGAGGTTGTGTAAAGTAATGAGCTGTCAGAAGCTATCATTTGACGCTTGCATGCATATTGCACAGAATGACCGCTTGCCTCTCAAAACTGTTATACAG GTCTTATTCTCCGAGCAAGCAAAGATGAGGGTAGCTATGCAAAGCAAGGAGCAAGTAGAAAATGTTGCTGAATGTGAAGGTGAAGAAAGCTGGTTATCTGCGAAGAAAGAAATAAACACGCTTAAAACCGAACTTGAGAAGGTGAAAGAGCAGATGCTTGAGCTGCAGAGAGACTATTCAGAGCTCCAAAGAGAGTATGAGAAGCTGATCAACAAGCAACACAGCACCTCAAGTTGGATGCTAGGATTGAGAAAGATTATAAATGCAGCTAGTTTCAATGGAAAGGTTGAGGCAGACAGTGGAGAACAAAAGAAAATCAGCCAACGGAGACAGTCAAACCTTGGAAGGAGACAATCCATTTCCTAA
- the LOC141643461 gene encoding uncharacterized protein LOC141643461, translated as MAGRLGKRVIRFANLPIKLLMPTSFSNISEIALKTIPSASKIEIKRVLESLYGFEVKKVETLNMEGKKKKRGGILLAKPDYKKAYVTLKYPLSISPDLFPIKAIKEDKAELDRQRKTSIVEAEGQKKSHWLEEKRARNEKTPHRARPTRLPRSPRRGGREETAKFPWTSMRNAGSANR; from the exons ATGGCAGGAAGATTAGGGAAAAGAGTAATCAGATTCGCGAACCTTCCAATCAAGCTTCTCATGCCTACTTCCTTCTCCAACATCTCCGAAATCGCTCTCAAAACCATTCCTTCCGCTTCCAAG ATCGAGATCAAGAGGGTATTGGAATCGCTATACGGATTCGAGGTCAAAAAAGTGGAAACCCTAAACATGgaagggaagaagaagaagaggggtGGGATATTGTTAGCTAAACCCGATTATAAGAAGGCTTATGTAACCCTAAAATATCCGTTGTCGATTTCGCCTGATCTTTTTCCTATTAAGGCGATTAAGGAGGATAAGGCGGAGTTGGATAGACAGAGGAAGACTAGCATTGTTGAGGCTGAGGGTCAGAAGAAGTCACATTGGCTTGAGGAGAAGCGGGCTCGGAATGAAAAGACTCCACATCGTGCTCGTCCTACTCGTCTTCCTCGTTCTCCTCGTCGTGGTGGTAGGGAGGAGACTGCCAAGTTCCCTTGGACTAGTATGAGGAATGCTGGTTCTGCTAATAG ATAA
- the LOC141643462 gene encoding putative LRR receptor-like serine/threonine-protein kinase At5g10290, with protein MALLMELQLSFVVLAFLCLLPCHMADFQGKALYALKLSLNGSSSQLADWNPNLVSPCTWSNVMCNSGLVYSLTLSSMGFPGTLSPEIGALTTLTSLSLEGNAITGQIPKEFGNLTSLTNLDLERNRLTGEIPSSLGNLKNLKYLILSNNDLTGTIPESLSALNSLISLQLFSNQLSGKVPEQLFQIPKYNFTGNKLNCGGDLHHLCASDNSETGSSNKSKVGVIVGVIGGLVGILLIGVLLLCMCKSRYKGFKREVYVDVAGEVDRRIAFGQLKRFAYRELQISTDNFNEKNVLGQGGFGKVYKGLLGDGTKVAVKRLTDYESPGGDAAFQREVEMISVAVHKNLLRLIGFCTTPTERLLVYPFMKNLSVAYRLRELKPGEAVLDWSTRKRISLGTARGLEYLHEHCNPKIIHRDVKAANVLLDEDFEAVVGDFGLAKLVDVQKTNVTTQVRGTMGHIAPEYLSTGKSSERTDVFGYGITLLELVTGQRAIDFSRLEEEDDVLLLDHVKKLEREKKLDAIVDKNLCKNYDIQEVEMMIKVALLCTQASPEDRPTMSEVVRMLEGEGLAERWEEWQHVEVTRRQEYERLQRRFDWGDDSIHNQDAIELSGGR; from the exons ATGGCATTGCTGATGGAGCTACAACTATCTTTTGTTGTTCTAGCCTTTCTGTGTTTGCTTCCTTGTCATATGGCGGACTTTCAAG GAAAGGCACTTTATGCTTTGAAACTTTCTTTAAATGGTTCATCAAGTCAGCTGGCTGACTGGAACCCCAATCTAGTGAGTCCATGCACTTGGTCAAATGTCATGTGCAACTCTGGTTTGGTGTATTCTCT GACGTTGTCATCGATGGGATTTCCTGGAACTTTGTCTCCTGAAATTGGCGCCCTTACAACCCTTACATCTCT GTCTCTGGAAGGGAATGCCATTACTGGCCAAATTCCTAAAGAGTTTGGAAATTTGACCAGTCTAACAAACTTGGATTTAGAGCGTAACCGTTTGACTGGTGAAATACCATCCTCCCTTGGTAATCTTAAAAATCTTAAATATTT AATTTTGAGCAATAATGATCTCACTGGGACTATCCCGGAGTCACTATCTGCACTGAATAGCTTAATTAGCCT CCAGCTATTTTCAAATCAACTCAGTGGGAAAGTTCCTGAACAACTCTTTCAGATTCCAAAATACAA TTTCACCGGTAATAAGTTGAACTGTGGTGGCGATCTTCATCATTTGTGTGCATCTGATAACAGTGAAACAG GTTCTTCAAACAAATCAAAAGTTGGAGTTATTGTAGGAGTAATTGGAGGGCTTGTTGGAATACTACTTATTGGAGTCCTCTTGTTATGTATGTGCAAAAGTAGATATAAGGGTTTCAAGCGTGAAGTTTATGTTGATGTTGCAG GTGAAGTTGATCGTAGAATTGCATTTGGGCAGCTTAAGCGATTTGCATACAGGGAATTGCAGATATCAACAGACAACTTCAATGAGAAAAACGTTCTTGGTCAAGGTGGCTTTGGCAAGGTTTATAAAGGATTGCTTGGTGATGGTACCAAGGTTGCGGTGAAACGATTAACTGATTATGAAAGCCCGGGAGGGGATGCAGCTTTTCAACGTGAGGTTGAGATGATTAGCGTCGCTGTGCATAAGAATCTACTACGCCTAATTGGGTTTTGTACTACTCCAACTGAACGACTTTTGGTGTACCCATTTATGAAGAACCTAAGCGTTGCTTACCGCCTCAGGG AGTTAAAACCAGGGGAGGCTGTTTTGGATTGGTCGACAAGAAAAAGAATATCCTTGGGAACGGCGCGTGGATTAGAGTATCTTCACGAACATTGCAACCCAAAGATCATCCATCGTGATGTTAAGGCTGCTAATGTCCTCTTAGATGAAGATTTTGAAGCAGTAGTGGGTGATTTTGGCTTAGCAAAGCTGGTAGATGTGCAAAAGACAAATGTGACGACACAAGTACGTGGGACCATGGGACACATAGCTCCCGAGTACTTGTCCACTGGAAAATCATCAGAGAGGACAGATGTTTTTGGCTATGGCATTACGCTTCTTGAGCTCGTGACAGGCCAAAGGGCTATTGATTTTTCACGCTTGGAAGAAGAAGATGACGTACTCTTGCTTGATCAT GTGAAGAAGCTGGAAAGAGAGAAGAAATTAGACGCTATAGTCGATAAGAATTTGTGTAAGAACTATGATATTCAGGAGGTGGAGATGATGATCAAAGTTGCGTTATTATGCACGCAAGCCTCACCCGAAGACCGTCCAACGATGTCCGAGGTGGTGCGGATGCTTGAAGGCGAGGGTCTCGCTGAAAGATGGGAAGAATGGCAGCATGTCGAAGTTACTCGCCGACAAGAATATGAAAGACTGCAGAGAAGATTCGACTGGGGTGACGATTCTATTCATAATCAGGATGCCATCGAACTGTCTGGTGGTCGATGA
- the LOC141641699 gene encoding zinc finger protein STOP1 homolog produces MRAPVNPVQPGIESDPRVPLTNLAAIQTRLDSLSSHLSDSVNSRTVLPVHQLDSISSELSSAIQNVIINGAALLATLTQPQPNLIPKPEPEDTEIVEVDAVELLAEQVHVCHLCGKGFKRDANLRMHMRSHGDQYKTSQALAKPVQDSTKSNGDNIKRMKFSCPYSGCNRNKNSPNFKPLKSVVCVKNHFKRSHCPKKYNCELCNNKKFSVIGDLKNHMKVCGEEKGNCRCSCGTGFSSKDELFAHLALFQDHFPVFDRSSEKDQLVTASGSGVGSSSGGGFGGGFEYDQLLEGFMGGNSIDECFRF; encoded by the coding sequence ATGAGAGCACCCGTAAACCCGGTTCAGCCCGGGATCGAATCCGACCCCAGGGTCCCACTCACCAACCTCGCCGCGATCCAAACCCGACTCGACTCACTGAGCAGCCACCTGTCCGATTCAGTCAACTCGCGCACTGTCCTCCCGGTCCACCAACTCGACTCGATCTCCTCCGAGCTGTCCTCCGCCATCCAAAATGTCATAATCAACGGCGCCGCCCTCCTAGCCACCCTCACCCAACCCCAACCGAACCTGATTCCGAAACCCGAACCCGAGGATACGGAGATCGTGGAGGTTGACGCAGTGGAGCTGCTTGCGGAGCAGGTCCACGTGTGCCACCTCTGCGGTAAGGGGTTCAAACGTGACGCTAATCTCCGGATGCACATGCGGTCCCACGGGGATCAGTACAAGACCTCGCAGGCACTTGCCAAGCCGGTCCAGGACTCAACAAAGTCAAATGGGGACAATATAAAACGAATGAAGTTCTCGTGTCCGTATTCCGGATGCAACCGGAACAAAAACAGCCCGAATTTCAAACCGTTAAAATCAGTTGTATGTGTGAAGAATCATTTTAAAAGAAGTCATTGTCCGAAGAAGTACAATTGCGAGCTATGTAATAATAAGAAGTTTTCGGTTATTGGGGATTTGAAGAATCATATGAAGGTGTGTGGGGAGGAGAAGGGGAACTGCAGGTGCTCTTGTGGGACCGGGTTTTCGAGCAAGGATGAGTTGTTTGCTCATCTGGCATTGTTTCAAGATCATTTCCCTGTCTTTGATCGTTCTTCTGAAAAGGATCAGCTCGTAACGGCTTCTGGTTCTGGTGTAGGGTCGAGTAGTggtggcggttttggtggtgggTTTGAGTATGATCAGTTGTTGGAGGGGTTTATGGGGGGTAATTCTATAGACGAGTGTTTTAGATTTTGA